In the Geoalkalibacter sp. genome, one interval contains:
- a CDS encoding calcium/sodium antiporter: MTLAFVAVIFGLALLVWSADRFVEGSASTARHFGMPPLLIGMVIVGFGTSAPEMVVSALAASQGNPGIALGNAYGSNITNIALILGVTALISPIAVHSQVLRKELPILTVVTALAAWQLWDGKITRLDAIVLLTVFGGLMAWTIWQGMQKKADALGSEMEQELDVRAMPIRRAVFWLSVGLVLLVVSSRILVWGAVEIAHGFGVSDLIIGLTIVAVGTSLPELASSIIATRKGEHDIALGNVLGSNLFNTLAVVGIAGAIHPMAIGPEVFNRDMMVMAGLTLSLFVFGYGFRGPGRINRLEGAVLLACYVGYTAYLITTILA, encoded by the coding sequence ATGACACTCGCCTTTGTTGCTGTGATTTTTGGCCTGGCGCTGCTGGTCTGGAGCGCCGACCGTTTTGTGGAGGGATCTGCCTCCACCGCCCGTCATTTCGGCATGCCGCCGCTGTTGATCGGCATGGTGATCGTGGGTTTCGGCACCTCCGCGCCGGAGATGGTGGTGTCGGCACTGGCCGCCTCGCAGGGCAATCCGGGCATCGCGCTGGGCAACGCCTACGGGTCGAACATCACCAACATCGCCCTGATCCTGGGGGTGACCGCACTGATCAGCCCTATAGCCGTCCATTCGCAGGTGCTGCGCAAAGAGCTGCCCATCCTCACGGTGGTGACTGCACTGGCGGCCTGGCAACTCTGGGATGGCAAAATAACCCGGCTTGATGCCATCGTGTTGCTGACCGTGTTCGGCGGCCTGATGGCCTGGACCATCTGGCAGGGTATGCAGAAAAAAGCCGATGCGCTGGGGAGCGAGATGGAGCAGGAACTCGACGTTCGCGCCATGCCCATTCGCCGTGCGGTCTTCTGGCTGTCAGTGGGCCTGGTGCTGCTCGTCGTCAGCTCCCGCATCCTGGTCTGGGGCGCGGTGGAGATCGCTCATGGATTCGGGGTCAGCGACCTGATCATCGGCTTGACCATCGTCGCGGTGGGCACCTCGCTGCCGGAACTGGCCTCGTCGATTATCGCCACCCGCAAGGGGGAACATGACATCGCGCTGGGCAACGTTCTTGGGTCCAACCTGTTCAACACCCTGGCGGTGGTGGGGATCGCCGGTGCGATTCACCCGATGGCGATCGGACCGGAAGTTTTCAACCGCGACATGATGGTGATGGCTGGGCTGACCCTTTCGCTCTTCGTGTTCGGCTACGGATTCCGTGGACCGGGACGTATCAACCGCCTTGAAGGCGCGGTGCTGCTGGCCTGTTACGTGGGCTATACGGCCTACCTGATCACAACGATTCTGGCATGA